Proteins encoded within one genomic window of Gadus macrocephalus chromosome 18, ASM3116895v1:
- the LOC132446546 gene encoding uncharacterized protein LOC132446546: protein MWGERTEMDQSPLGNVLGHLAQMAERQGQLHQAQNEALTDLAQSLAADRAMLRELLASGGRGEGPRGAGPATNIHVPKMGEADDAEAFLETFQGVAEVSGWPRPEWAHRLLPLLTGEAQLAAHSLPAGAQRDYDAITRAIRDRLGLYPEEHRRRFRALAFREGDRPFAFAQQLMDQARRWLVPDGNTAEDVVEQVALERFVEGLPARTSAWVRYHRPEALSAAVVLAESHLQPPPAGQRPPTPSPRTGAAAPRRDRPTPAPRARWGGVPERAHESPPTPTPQAGAQAAGEGCWRCGRPGHFRRECPMMEVGQVVRVTGAPSPPHGPGEAYRIPTDASDRGLGAVLTQQVEGVDRPVLYLSRKLSDREGRYSTVEKECLAIRWAVGALRYYLLGRAFTLYSDHAPLQWLHRMKDVNARITRWYLALQPFNFQVVHRPGAQMAVADFLSRSGGGSELAAGCDPGLCRAVGVCGGTCDVWPAGGVWAGWESTGLAGGIGPECGQVSALRPIRECLYLCACFCLVVRGESRKDWQQKGADRQRRSRRAKYNLHLIELSLVTRLKRQ from the exons ATGTGGGGCGAGCGCACAGAAATGGACCAGTCCCCATTAGGAAACGTGCTCGGGCACCTAGCCCAGATGGCGGAGAGAcaaggccagctccaccaggcgcaGAACGAGGCGCTCACGGACCTGGCACAATCCTTGGCCGCCGATCGGGCCATGCTCCGGGAGCTCCTCGCCTCCGGCGGACGCGGCGAAGGACCCCGGGGGGCGGGACCCGCGACAAACATACACGTCCCGAAGATGGGGGAGGCGGACGACGCGGAAGCCTTCCTCGAGACCTTCCAGGGGGTGGCCGAGGTCTCAGGGTGGCCCCGCCCGGAGTGGGCGCACCGTCTCCTGCCGCTCCTAACAGGAGAGGCGCAGCTTGCGGCCCACAGTCTGCCGGCTGGGGCCCAGCGGGACTACGACGCCATCACCAGGGCCATCCGAGACCGGCTGGGCCTCTACCCGGAGGAACATCGCCGGCGGTTTCGGGCGCTGGCCTTCCGTGAGGGCGACCGACCCTTCGCCTTCGCCCAGCAGCTGATGGACCAGGCCAGGAGGTGGCTGGTCCCAGACGGGAACACGgcagaggacgtggtggagcaaGTGGCCCTGGAGAGGTTCGTGGAGGGGCTGCCGGCTAGGACCTCCGCCTGGGTCCGATACCACCGACCCGAGGCTCTCTCCGCCGCGGTCGTCCTGGCGGAGAGCCACCTGCAACCACCACCAGCGGGCCAGCGACCACCGACACCGAGCCCACGTACCGGTGCGGCTGCCCCACGGCGGGACAGACCAACCCCGGCGCCGAGGGCGAGATGGGGGGGTGTTCCAGAGCGGGCACATGAGTCGcctcccacccccactccaCAGGCGGGCGCTCAAGCGGCAGGGGAGGGGTGCTGGCGGTGCGGGCGGCCTGGCCACTTCCGGCGGGAGTGCCCTATGATGGAGGTGGGTCAGGTCGTCCGCGTCACCGgtgccccgtctcctccccacgGTCCCGGCGAGGCGTACCGTATCCCG acggacgcgtcggatagggggttgggcgcggtcctgacccagcaggtggagggggtcgaccgcccggtgctgtacctgagccgGAAACTATCAGACCGGgagggtcggtacagcacggtggagaaggagtgCCTCGCCATCCGGTGGGCGGTCGGCGCCCTccgctactacctgctgggacgcgcgttcaccctctactccgaccacgcccccctccagtggctccaccgcATGAAGGACGTCAACGCGAGGATCACCCGGTGGTACCTCGCGTTGCAGCCCTTTAATTTTCAGGTCGTGCACAGGCCTGGGGCGCAGATGGCCGTGGCGgacttcctctcccgctctgggggggggagtgagttggcggccggatgtgaccccggcctgtgtcgggcggtgggggtgtgtggggggacgtgcgacgtctggcctgcagggggagtatgggcaggttgggagagcaccggattggctggggggattggacctgagtgcgggcaggtgtcggcactcaggccaatcagggagtgtttgtatttatgtgcctgcttttgtcTTGTAGTGAGAGGGGAATCCAGGAAGGATTGGCAGCAGAAAGGAGCCGATCGCCAACGGAGATCGCGTCGAGCAAAATATAATTTACacttgatcgaattgtctttggTTACACGTTTGAAAAGACAATAA